One Methanoculleus sp. 7T genomic window carries:
- a CDS encoding chemotaxis protein CheA: protein MFDEEVYRKLFVEESRENHENIVTNLLALENGEDQQTAIDEIFRSAHTLKGMSASMGFDAMEHLCHSMEDVFSLIRSGQREVTVPLTDLLLTCTDTIEGMLDAIEAGEAPSDEQSESLVRELRAFTEEDDIPGEQDGPKEAAAAEPRVEGDGRPLYTLSVAVDPSCTMKDVRAMLLLQNLEEIGTILSTTPSRELVEDGKFDGSFEILIESEAGEDALRTVASGPEISLLGLSTPSAPPLQAKSETRKIEPAPEPQAGAPSPQVHKAAKSEKSREIKNIRVDIQRLDRMMNLVEDLVINRGRLEQIAKKHGIKEFDEALSMVGRSVSDLQNLMMGIRMMPLERIFNRLPRVVRDVANHDGKEVEFIIEGGETELDRSMMDGLSDPLLHIIRNGVNHGIELPEVREANGKPRKGTLRLTARRDKDNVIIEIEDDGGGIDPERLREKAVGKGIMTPEAAAAATREDLVNLLFEPGFSTADEITDISGRGVGLDVVKKTIESLKGTIKIESEVGKGTMFELVLPPTMAIIDVMMVHINGGRCAIPISNVVEVAQIKSEAIHRIGNTEAILLRDQILPMHRLEDMFGRAPKSDTLVVLQNNGKKCCIVVDTVDGQQEVVVKPLSRLAGNCRGISGITIPGDGDVVPVLDVNTMV, encoded by the coding sequence ATGTTCGATGAAGAGGTATATCGGAAGCTCTTTGTTGAGGAGTCACGGGAAAACCACGAAAACATCGTGACCAACCTCCTTGCTCTTGAGAATGGTGAAGACCAGCAGACCGCTATCGATGAGATCTTTCGGTCGGCACATACGCTCAAGGGGATGTCCGCATCGATGGGCTTTGATGCGATGGAGCACCTCTGCCACTCGATGGAAGATGTCTTTTCGCTCATCCGCAGCGGCCAGCGGGAGGTGACTGTCCCTCTCACCGACCTTCTGCTCACGTGTACCGACACGATCGAAGGGATGCTGGATGCGATTGAGGCGGGGGAGGCTCCGTCAGACGAGCAGTCCGAGAGCCTGGTGCGGGAACTTCGGGCGTTTACCGAAGAAGACGATATTCCGGGCGAACAGGATGGACCCAAAGAGGCGGCTGCCGCCGAACCGAGGGTAGAGGGGGACGGCCGTCCTCTCTACACCCTGTCGGTCGCCGTCGACCCGTCCTGCACCATGAAAGATGTCCGGGCTATGCTGCTCCTGCAGAACCTGGAAGAGATCGGGACAATCCTCTCAACGACCCCCTCGCGGGAACTCGTCGAGGACGGGAAGTTTGATGGGTCGTTCGAGATTCTCATTGAGAGCGAGGCGGGGGAGGATGCACTCCGGACCGTCGCATCCGGTCCCGAGATCTCGCTTCTCGGGCTATCTACTCCGTCAGCGCCGCCGCTGCAGGCGAAGAGTGAGACCCGAAAGATCGAGCCGGCCCCTGAACCGCAGGCCGGCGCGCCGTCGCCGCAGGTGCACAAGGCGGCAAAAAGCGAGAAGAGCCGAGAGATCAAGAATATTCGCGTCGATATTCAGCGGCTCGATCGGATGATGAACCTGGTAGAGGACCTGGTGATCAACCGCGGACGGCTCGAACAGATCGCAAAGAAGCACGGTATCAAGGAATTCGATGAAGCACTGAGTATGGTCGGCCGTTCGGTCTCCGACCTCCAGAACCTCATGATGGGGATCCGGATGATGCCGCTCGAACGCATCTTCAATCGCCTTCCGAGAGTTGTGCGCGACGTTGCGAATCACGACGGAAAGGAGGTCGAGTTCATCATCGAGGGCGGCGAGACCGAACTCGACAGGAGCATGATGGACGGTCTCTCCGACCCGCTCCTGCACATTATCCGAAACGGGGTAAACCACGGCATCGAACTTCCGGAGGTCAGGGAAGCCAACGGGAAACCACGGAAAGGAACGTTGCGGCTGACGGCACGGAGAGATAAGGATAACGTCATCATCGAGATTGAGGACGACGGCGGCGGTATCGATCCCGAGCGGCTCCGCGAGAAGGCGGTCGGTAAAGGCATCATGACGCCCGAGGCGGCGGCGGCAGCAACGAGAGAAGACCTTGTCAACCTGCTCTTCGAGCCCGGGTTCAGCACCGCCGACGAGATCACCGACATCAGCGGCAGGGGTGTCGGGCTCGATGTGGTCAAGAAGACGATCGAGTCGCTGAAAGGGACGATCAAGATCGAATCGGAGGTGGGCAAAGGAACAATGTTCGAACTGGTGCTGCCCCCGACGATGGCGATCATCGATGTCATGATGGTGCATATCAACGGAGGGCGGTGCGCCATCCCCATCAGCAACGTCGTTGAGGTGGCGCAGATCAAGTCGGAGGCGATCCACCGGATCGGAAACACCGAGGCGATCCTGCTCCGCGACCAGATCCTCCCCATGCACCGCTTGGAGGATATGTTCGGCCGGGCGCCGAAGAGCGATACGCTTGTCGTATTGCAGAATAACGGTAAAAAATGCTGTATTGTTGTCGATACCGTGGACGGTCAGCAGGAGGTGGTGGTGAAACCGCTCTCTCGGCTTGCCGGCAACTGCCGCGGGATCAGCGGGATCACCATCCCCGGAGACGGCGACGTCGTGCCGGTACTCGACGTAAATACGATGGTTTAG
- the cheB gene encoding chemotaxis-specific protein-glutamate methyltransferase CheB: MIRVLIVDDSLFIRTILRDMLKDSPDIEVVGTAVNGIDALKKIAELKPDVITLDIEMPRMNGLETLEALRESRIRPKVIVLSTLTSRQADMTHRALRLGADDFMLKPRDIPNVRGIERELVQKIRNLFSLPTVVKPPEPRRGEADAVVLIGSSAGGPPMLDTLLSSLPPDLPAAVVVTQHMPEGFTASLAERLNRVSPLPVKETESGDTLQTGTVLVSKAGFHTVVSGVFAGAGRNHGRIVHSTSPPLHAVRPAVDTTFTSAAHVFGPRTVSVLLSGMGSDGGEGTLAVKAAGGVTMVCAEEDCLVYGMARSALARNCVDKTVPLGGLAREITSAVGQFEVNHVR; the protein is encoded by the coding sequence ATGATACGGGTTCTGATCGTCGACGACTCGCTCTTTATCCGGACGATTCTGCGGGATATGCTCAAAGACAGCCCGGATATCGAGGTCGTCGGGACGGCGGTCAACGGGATCGACGCTCTCAAGAAGATAGCGGAACTGAAGCCCGACGTCATCACCCTCGACATCGAGATGCCCCGGATGAACGGCCTTGAGACGCTTGAGGCGCTTCGAGAGAGCCGCATCAGGCCGAAGGTGATCGTCTTGAGCACGCTGACGTCGCGGCAGGCTGATATGACCCACCGGGCGCTTCGCCTCGGGGCGGACGACTTCATGCTCAAACCGAGGGATATCCCGAACGTCAGGGGCATCGAGAGAGAACTCGTCCAGAAGATCAGGAACCTTTTCTCGCTCCCGACCGTTGTAAAACCTCCGGAACCTCGGCGGGGAGAAGCTGATGCAGTGGTGCTGATTGGTTCGTCGGCCGGAGGTCCGCCGATGCTCGATACGCTCCTCTCCTCGCTCCCGCCGGACTTGCCGGCAGCGGTTGTCGTCACCCAGCATATGCCTGAGGGGTTCACCGCGTCGCTCGCCGAACGGCTGAACCGGGTCTCGCCCCTGCCGGTGAAGGAGACCGAGAGCGGAGATACCCTGCAGACCGGGACGGTCTTGGTCTCGAAGGCCGGGTTCCACACCGTGGTGTCAGGGGTCTTTGCAGGTGCCGGGAGGAACCACGGACGGATCGTTCATTCGACCTCTCCTCCCCTCCATGCAGTCCGGCCGGCCGTCGACACGACCTTCACCTCTGCCGCTCACGTCTTCGGCCCGCGCACGGTCTCCGTGCTGCTCTCGGGGATGGGGAGCGACGGGGGAGAAGGAACGCTCGCAGTGAAGGCTGCAGGCGGCGTCACGATGGTATGCGCTGAAGAAGACTGTCTGGTATACGGGATGGCGCGGTCGGCCCTTGCCCGGAACTGCGTCGATAAGACGGTTCCGCTTGGGGGTCTCGCGCGGGAGATAACTAGTGCAGTCGGTCAGTTTGAGGTCAATCATGTTCGATGA
- a CDS encoding chemotaxis protein CheD — protein sequence MENSFFGEDKAIILGLGELRVGTCPMGTIGLGSCIALVLHDQRRSLGGLAHIMLPESRGATDRPGKFADTAVGALLDEMERLGSTRSAITAIIVGGASMFAYSTNSLNIGERNATAVKDLLHGRGIRIGHEETGGKIGRSVYYWPEAKGRLIIKRADGTCIEL from the coding sequence ATGGAAAACAGTTTTTTCGGCGAAGACAAGGCCATAATCCTTGGCCTCGGCGAACTTCGGGTCGGGACGTGCCCAATGGGGACCATCGGGCTTGGTTCCTGCATTGCGCTCGTCCTGCACGACCAGAGGCGGTCTCTCGGGGGGCTCGCCCACATCATGCTCCCTGAAAGCCGCGGGGCCACCGACCGCCCCGGCAAATTCGCGGACACCGCTGTCGGCGCCCTTCTAGATGAGATGGAGAGGCTCGGGAGCACGAGGTCCGCGATCACCGCGATCATCGTCGGCGGTGCGAGCATGTTTGCCTATTCGACCAACTCCCTGAACATCGGGGAGAGGAATGCTACTGCGGTAAAAGACTTGCTCCATGGGCGGGGCATCAGGATCGGGCATGAGGAGACCGGCGGAAAGATTGGGCGGTCCGTATACTACTGGCCCGAAGCGAAAGGCCGCCTTATCATCAAGAGGGCCGACGGGACATGCATCGAACTCTGA
- a CDS encoding CheF family chemotaxis protein, protein MKSVPVKVEHEGKWVPTAMGIGEDRIRIGAPLDCEIPYKSVVDLEEKKNQVVIAAGANAESVYRIASVEKVLTVLKKFIIMQCSAYRLNAFFMSPAIRGGVLVQDARWEKGAIAVMKTGIWFISSDTQVCIPLGDVAGIELTSREIQEKNLDVVKIDHLIENEVVTSFVLCPLTTLQVLYNFLREATQDSECKEEVDPLTGQVAMLVYSGMDSSAIENMLKLSHKDLDAIYERLLAMGFAEVLCIRKEVQLTAKGVRYISDAVKSPTN, encoded by the coding sequence ATGAAATCGGTTCCGGTAAAGGTCGAGCATGAAGGTAAGTGGGTACCGACGGCGATGGGCATCGGTGAGGATCGTATCCGCATCGGCGCTCCTCTCGACTGCGAGATCCCGTATAAGTCTGTGGTCGATCTTGAGGAGAAGAAGAACCAAGTCGTGATCGCCGCCGGTGCGAACGCGGAGAGCGTCTACCGTATCGCATCGGTAGAGAAGGTCCTCACGGTCTTGAAGAAGTTCATCATCATGCAATGCAGCGCCTACCGGTTGAACGCTTTCTTCATGTCGCCCGCGATTCGTGGGGGGGTGCTCGTCCAGGACGCTCGGTGGGAGAAGGGAGCGATCGCCGTCATGAAGACCGGCATCTGGTTCATCAGCTCGGATACCCAAGTCTGCATCCCGCTTGGGGATGTGGCCGGCATCGAACTCACATCTCGGGAGATCCAAGAGAAGAACCTCGATGTCGTGAAGATCGATCACCTCATCGAGAACGAGGTCGTGACGAGCTTCGTCCTCTGTCCGCTCACGACGCTCCAAGTCCTCTACAACTTCCTCAGGGAGGCGACGCAGGACTCGGAGTGCAAGGAGGAGGTCGACCCCCTGACCGGACAGGTGGCTATGCTGGTCTACAGCGGGATGGACTCAAGCGCCATCGAGAACATGCTCAAACTCTCGCATAAAGACCTCGATGCCATCTATGAACGGCTCCTTGCCATGGGATTTGCCGAGGTGCTCTGCATCAGAAAGGAGGTACAATTGACCGCGAAAGGTGTCCGATACATCTCTGATGCAGTAAAATCTCCAACGAATTAG
- the flaJ gene encoding archaellar assembly protein FlaJ — protein sequence MFEDVTERLRQANQGKIPFEDQIEYLNELRLSILENKKMEQDLLFMYTYMAAITTAAVTRPEIFQYTSERFEYVPSRYIAKVQRLVGGWGQSYAGGLRAIAERCRNETLRSMLNRYANSIDSGVPDDDFITTELSSIRSIYRNTFEQGIELLKKWGDAYIAMLLSGALVAIIIMISVAIYAPEGIESALNSSYTIVLAISVFGLVIMYRAVPDDPKTHGLTEVCSKEQGIIRRMERLVLPIVAAIALVLILIGANAGIIFLLVGLLLMPLGIIGYIDDANVVNRDTDFSTFIRSLGSVMGGKGITTGDALQEVDRKSLPYLEPFIDSVSSKLNLGLEEAGSWRKFIGETGSYLIYKYMNIFRDAVALGGSPDQIGKIVGSSMLEQVLLRRKRDMMVKGFVVLLVPMHGAMIGIFVFLFEILLTMSNAVTEVMDHFAETSAAFSGGTSTIGGAMGTSLNIFANFPEDTMRAYVVTILLMLTIANMFAGKIVMGGDRYIYYFFASLLSATTGVIYIVAPIIVSAFFTIPTFSGV from the coding sequence AGAGTACCTCAACGAACTCCGGTTATCCATCCTCGAGAACAAGAAGATGGAGCAGGACCTGCTCTTCATGTACACCTACATGGCCGCGATCACCACGGCGGCCGTGACCAGACCTGAGATCTTCCAGTACACGTCCGAGCGGTTCGAGTACGTCCCATCGCGCTACATAGCAAAGGTGCAGCGTCTGGTCGGCGGGTGGGGCCAGAGTTACGCCGGGGGGCTTCGGGCGATCGCCGAGCGGTGCAGGAACGAGACCCTCCGGAGCATGCTGAACCGCTACGCAAACTCCATCGACTCCGGTGTCCCTGACGACGACTTCATCACCACTGAACTCTCGAGCATCAGGAGCATCTACCGAAACACCTTCGAGCAGGGGATCGAACTCCTGAAGAAGTGGGGCGACGCCTACATCGCGATGCTCCTCTCCGGCGCGCTCGTCGCCATCATCATCATGATATCGGTGGCGATCTACGCCCCTGAGGGGATCGAGTCGGCGCTGAACTCCTCGTACACGATCGTCCTCGCCATCTCGGTCTTCGGTCTTGTGATCATGTACCGGGCCGTCCCCGACGACCCCAAAACGCACGGACTCACCGAGGTCTGCTCGAAGGAACAAGGCATCATAAGGAGGATGGAGCGCCTTGTCCTGCCGATCGTCGCCGCAATCGCGCTTGTGCTCATCCTTATCGGCGCCAACGCCGGTATCATTTTTCTGCTCGTTGGTCTGCTCTTGATGCCGCTCGGGATCATCGGCTACATCGACGACGCCAACGTCGTCAACCGCGACACCGACTTTTCTACGTTCATCCGGAGCCTCGGGTCGGTGATGGGCGGCAAGGGCATCACCACCGGCGATGCACTCCAGGAGGTGGACAGGAAATCGCTGCCCTACCTAGAACCGTTCATCGACTCAGTCTCGTCGAAACTGAACCTCGGGCTTGAGGAAGCCGGGAGTTGGAGGAAGTTCATCGGCGAGACCGGCAGTTACCTGATCTATAAGTACATGAACATCTTCCGCGACGCAGTGGCCCTCGGCGGGTCTCCTGACCAGATCGGCAAGATCGTCGGTTCGTCGATGCTCGAGCAGGTGCTGCTTCGGAGGAAGCGCGACATGATGGTGAAGGGGTTCGTCGTCCTGCTCGTGCCGATGCACGGGGCGATGATCGGTATCTTCGTCTTCCTCTTCGAGATCCTGCTCACCATGTCCAATGCGGTGACGGAAGTGATGGACCACTTTGCGGAGACATCGGCGGCCTTCTCGGGAGGAACGTCCACGATCGGCGGCGCCATGGGGACTTCCTTAAACATCTTCGCAAACTTCCCGGAAGACACGATGCGGGCATACGTGGTGACGATCCTGTTAATGCTCACTATTGCAAACATGTTTGCAGGAAAGATTGTCATGGGCGGCGACCGGTACATCTACTACTTCTTCGCAAGCCTGCTCTCTGCGACCACGGGCGTCATCTACATCGTTGCACCGATCATCGTGAGCGCATTCTTTACCATTCCAACATTCTCGGGGGTATAG
- a CDS encoding chemotaxis protein CheC, producing MELSLIQKDALMEFGNIGAAHAATTLSQMLMSPIDMTVPEVEAVDIAQMHKYIGNEVSAMVVFEIQGEVADGGYIVVSMPQETVIRLTNQMLGTTDIDREINEMDESAAIEVGNIMISAFLDATAELLGIVMLPSPPALAIDMAHAAFESVIAQMAGDVNDVLIFNTELTSNAPPIYGSIYMLPNPGLMQQLSLMLERLMMPLS from the coding sequence ATGGAACTTAGTCTGATCCAGAAAGACGCGCTGATGGAGTTTGGCAACATCGGCGCAGCACACGCGGCGACAACCCTTTCGCAGATGTTGATGAGCCCGATCGATATGACGGTCCCGGAAGTGGAGGCCGTCGATATCGCCCAGATGCACAAGTATATCGGCAACGAGGTATCGGCAATGGTGGTCTTCGAGATCCAGGGGGAGGTCGCGGACGGCGGGTACATCGTCGTCAGCATGCCCCAAGAGACCGTTATCCGGCTGACGAACCAGATGCTCGGCACCACCGATATCGACCGCGAGATCAACGAGATGGACGAGAGCGCCGCGATTGAGGTCGGGAACATCATGATATCGGCGTTCCTCGATGCGACCGCCGAACTGCTGGGCATCGTCATGCTGCCGTCTCCCCCGGCGCTGGCCATCGATATGGCGCATGCCGCCTTTGAGTCCGTCATAGCGCAGATGGCCGGCGACGTGAACGATGTCCTGATCTTCAACACCGAACTCACGAGCAATGCGCCGCCCATCTACGGGAGCATCTACATGCTTCCGAACCCCGGACTTATGCAGCAGTTGTCCCTCATGCTGGAACGTCTGATGATGCCGCTCTCCTGA
- a CDS encoding response regulator — MGRILIVDDTMFMRTLLKNILFSGGHDIVGEAADGAEAVVKYQELKPDLVTMDVVMPKLNGIEALKAIKAADPAAKVVMCTAVGQEQMVKLAVKSGARGYIVKPFQAPKVLEEVKNVLSA, encoded by the coding sequence ATGGGGAGAATCCTAATCGTCGATGATACAATGTTTATGAGAACGCTGCTGAAGAATATTCTCTTCTCCGGCGGGCACGATATCGTCGGTGAGGCGGCGGACGGGGCGGAGGCCGTTGTCAAGTATCAGGAACTGAAACCCGACCTCGTCACGATGGACGTCGTTATGCCGAAGTTGAACGGGATCGAGGCGCTCAAGGCCATCAAGGCCGCCGACCCGGCGGCGAAGGTCGTCATGTGCACGGCGGTCGGGCAGGAGCAGATGGTCAAACTTGCCGTCAAGAGCGGTGCGAGAGGTTACATCGTCAAACCGTTCCAGGCCCCTAAGGTTCTCGAAGAAGTCAAGAACGTCCTCAGTGCGTAG